A genomic segment from Candidatus Borkfalkia ceftriaxoniphila encodes:
- a CDS encoding glycerophosphodiester phosphodiesterase → MKKICALAATLVLFAAIFVGNAPVEAAAYAGFVETNTYLSKLSMAPSIIAELRTEGQAESYAELDPKMRPSNAVVTVDDELNVLDAGGKEIGDFSTVFETLSSEGILTVVRLKNRVQADALSAWLIETDEFDLAAMSSDPAVVKYLKTKEKDIRGIADYSAKTAQDLDAAALVKEANENYCNAVLLSQGAATAETVAFFQARFKAVWLAADSAEEFNFYRCVSSGAYGILSDGEPETLYHYYDNYNINSIPRAYLNIAHRGMPYGYPENTLEGCIAAYEAGADAVEIDMKVSKDGEIFILHDSTLERTTDGQGIAEHMTLEQLRQYKVTKDYNGAETGMAYDIPTLDEFFEYFKKIDDCLIVCEIKTTDQNIVQLFSDKVKEYGMYGKVVAIAFGMDMLGLMKETDAGIPTAYLNKISQDAAGPQLRALCVNNTAVDAQCDPTYFWERNLKNRGFVNFSWTYDANSVLNAVQMGVTGITNNVPAAVGGYQKRILPREGYTVASAAALEGASFPADVEFCDRTLEEKQCEVFRYEVSGNEATVILKHKANNFVVYSEPVRVRIQGAQEPEPTPGPKPEPEPSKNGCGSHLAAGAAAGGAALIVLAAVLIRSKRT, encoded by the coding sequence ATGAAAAAAATATGCGCGCTGGCTGCAACGCTCGTTCTGTTTGCCGCGATTTTCGTCGGCAATGCGCCCGTCGAGGCCGCGGCGTATGCGGGATTCGTGGAAACGAATACATATCTATCCAAATTGAGCATGGCGCCGTCAATTATCGCAGAATTGCGAACCGAAGGGCAGGCGGAAAGTTATGCCGAACTCGACCCGAAAATGCGCCCCTCGAACGCCGTCGTAACGGTGGACGACGAACTCAACGTACTGGACGCCGGCGGGAAAGAGATCGGGGATTTTTCGACCGTATTCGAAACGCTCTCTTCGGAAGGGATTCTGACCGTCGTGCGGCTGAAAAACCGCGTGCAGGCGGACGCGCTGTCCGCGTGGCTGATCGAAACGGACGAGTTCGACCTCGCAGCGATGTCGTCCGATCCCGCCGTCGTGAAATATCTGAAAACCAAAGAAAAAGATATACGGGGCATTGCCGATTATTCCGCAAAGACGGCGCAGGATCTGGATGCCGCCGCCTTGGTCAAAGAGGCAAACGAGAATTACTGCAACGCGGTGCTCTTATCGCAGGGCGCGGCGACTGCGGAAACGGTGGCGTTTTTCCAGGCGCGTTTCAAAGCCGTGTGGCTCGCCGCCGATTCGGCGGAGGAGTTCAATTTTTACCGCTGCGTTTCCAGCGGCGCCTACGGCATACTTTCGGACGGCGAGCCGGAAACTCTGTATCATTATTACGACAATTACAATATCAACTCCATTCCGCGCGCCTATCTCAATATCGCGCACCGCGGCATGCCTTACGGTTATCCCGAAAACACTTTGGAGGGCTGCATCGCCGCCTATGAGGCGGGCGCGGACGCCGTGGAGATCGATATGAAGGTTTCCAAAGACGGCGAAATTTTCATACTGCACGATTCCACGCTCGAGCGCACGACCGACGGACAGGGGATCGCGGAACATATGACGCTGGAACAGTTGCGTCAATATAAAGTGACCAAAGACTACAACGGCGCGGAAACGGGCATGGCGTACGATATTCCCACGCTCGACGAGTTTTTCGAATATTTCAAAAAGATCGACGACTGCCTCATCGTGTGCGAGATCAAGACGACGGATCAAAATATCGTGCAACTCTTTTCCGACAAAGTGAAGGAATACGGCATGTACGGAAAAGTCGTGGCGATCGCTTTCGGCATGGATATGCTGGGGCTCATGAAGGAAACGGACGCGGGCATTCCCACCGCCTATCTCAATAAAATTTCGCAGGATGCGGCGGGGCCGCAGTTGCGCGCGCTCTGCGTCAACAACACCGCCGTAGACGCGCAATGCGATCCGACGTATTTCTGGGAAAGAAATTTAAAAAACCGCGGATTCGTCAACTTTTCCTGGACGTACGACGCGAACAGCGTTTTAAACGCCGTGCAGATGGGCGTGACGGGCATCACCAACAACGTGCCTGCGGCAGTCGGCGGCTATCAGAAACGGATTTTGCCGCGCGAGGGTTACACCGTCGCAAGCGCGGCGGCGCTCGAAGGCGCGTCATTTCCCGCGGACGTGGAATTCTGCGACCGCACGCTGGAAGAAAAACAATGTGAAGTTTTCCGCTATGAGGTTTCGGGAAACGAGGCGACGGTGATCCTCAAACACAAGGCGAACAATTTCGTCGTGTACAGCGAACCAGTGCGCGTGCGGATCCAAGGCGCGCAGGAGCCTGAACCGACCCCCGGGCCGAAACCCGAACCCGAGCCCTCGAAAAACGGGTGCGGATCGCATCTTGCGGCGGGAGCGGCCGCGGGCGGTGCGGCTCTGATCGTCCTTGCGGCGGTACTGATCCGCAGTAAAAGAACATGA
- the nrdR gene encoding transcriptional regulator NrdR, protein MKCMYCGYTESKVIDSRSTDEGRTIRRRRECMQCGKRFTTYETIETTPVLVVKNGGNRQAFDPNKIKNGIIKACEKRPVSMYKIEKLVEDIKKQIYNSLEQEITSKQIGEMVMEGLRQIDEVAYVRYASVYRSFTDISSFMSELETLMQEGKIKKTDRKDEE, encoded by the coding sequence ATGAAATGTATGTATTGCGGCTATACCGAAAGCAAAGTGATCGACAGCCGCTCGACCGACGAGGGCAGAACGATCCGCAGAAGGCGCGAATGCATGCAGTGCGGCAAGCGCTTTACGACGTATGAAACCATAGAAACGACGCCCGTGCTCGTCGTAAAAAACGGGGGCAACCGCCAGGCGTTCGATCCCAACAAGATCAAAAACGGTATCATCAAAGCGTGCGAAAAGCGCCCCGTTTCCATGTACAAGATCGAAAAACTGGTAGAGGATATCAAAAAGCAGATCTATAATTCTCTCGAACAGGAGATCACTTCCAAACAGATCGGCGAAATGGTGATGGAAGGACTGCGGCAGATCGACGAGGTCGCCTACGTGCGCTACGCGTCCGTGTACCGCTCGTTTACGGATATCTCTTCTTTTATGAGCGAACTTGAAACGCTGATGCAGGAAGGCAAGATCAAAAAGACCGACCGTAAAGACGAGGAGTAA
- the ispG gene encoding flavodoxin-dependent (E)-4-hydroxy-3-methylbut-2-enyl-diphosphate synthase — translation MKKIVNVGSAVLGDGTIKIQSMTTTPTCDAEKTAAQIGRLAAAGCEIVRVAVRDEADARAIRTIRDKISLPLVADIHFSAKLAVLAVENGADKVRVNPGNIGGENQLRSVADCLRAHHVPVRVGANTGSLEKEHYQKYGKSAKALVESALGNVAAFEKFGVDDIVISVKASSVPLTVEAYRLLASLTDYPLHVGVTEAGTHESGVVKSAIGIGALLLDGIGDTIRVSLTEDPVEEIYAAKRILRACNLAGGVDVVSCPTCGRCEWDSMKLAQKVEELTFASKKNLKIAVMGCVVNGPGEAKDADLGIAGGKEYCALFRGGAVTQKIAAADAERVFLGEVEKLLKEE, via the coding sequence ATGAAAAAAATTGTGAACGTCGGTTCCGCCGTCTTAGGCGACGGAACAATAAAGATCCAGTCTATGACTACCACGCCGACGTGCGACGCGGAAAAGACCGCCGCGCAGATCGGAAGACTCGCCGCGGCGGGCTGCGAGATCGTGCGCGTCGCCGTGCGCGACGAAGCGGACGCGCGCGCCATTCGGACGATCCGCGATAAAATATCGCTGCCGCTCGTGGCGGACATCCACTTTTCGGCAAAACTCGCGGTGCTCGCCGTAGAGAACGGCGCGGACAAAGTCCGCGTCAATCCCGGCAATATCGGCGGCGAAAATCAGTTGAGATCGGTCGCGGATTGTCTGCGCGCCCATCACGTTCCCGTGCGCGTAGGCGCCAATACGGGAAGCCTTGAAAAGGAACATTATCAAAAATACGGAAAGAGCGCGAAAGCGCTCGTCGAAAGCGCGCTCGGGAATGTCGCCGCGTTTGAAAAATTCGGCGTGGACGATATCGTCATTTCCGTCAAGGCGTCGTCCGTGCCCCTCACCGTAGAGGCGTACAGGTTGCTCGCGTCGCTTACCGATTATCCGCTGCACGTGGGCGTGACGGAGGCGGGCACGCACGAGAGCGGCGTCGTCAAGAGCGCGATCGGGATCGGCGCGCTGCTTTTAGACGGGATCGGGGACACGATCCGCGTTTCTTTGACCGAGGATCCCGTCGAAGAGATCTACGCGGCAAAGCGTATCTTACGGGCGTGCAATCTGGCGGGCGGTGTGGACGTCGTGTCCTGTCCCACCTGCGGGCGCTGCGAGTGGGACAGCATGAAACTCGCCCAAAAAGTCGAAGAACTTACCTTTGCCAGCAAAAAAAATCTGAAGATCGCCGTGATGGGATGCGTGGTAAACGGGCCGGGCGAGGCGAAAGACGCGGATCTCGGCATCGCGGGGGGCAAGGAATACTGCGCGCTCTTTCGCGGCGGCGCCGTCACGCAAAAAATCGCCGCGGCGGACGCGGAACGCGTGTTTTTGGGGGAAGTGGAGAAATTACTCAAAGAAGAATGA
- a CDS encoding exonuclease domain-containing protein, with protein sequence MDEREFLSALRSRENFKKAVVNKIVLDRRARRADFILITDQPFTPQDEEFIRDLVQKAVPPSLKAGFEIRKLVCDEQLVRQRILEYLKATHLAAAAFIKGEDISVRTGEPTVFVFGVDEAEKTFFETRNILENVAAMLEKNFCAQFRGELELKEKPVEDTEIEEEDEPVRFLATRTFPIVDFEAIDFAEVPQTATYMKDCSMAADNLTVCGEIVYIQEKISQKGKPYYSITLTDTTDKLFLSYFPKKKTEEKIKQLKQGDFIVCTGANELFNGRLRFTARYINYGRMPDHFVPEKRPSKPAPARYQLIVPEKITDYNQINLFENASLPACLTSRDFVVFDLETTGLNNSPVSGRMDAITEIGAVKIVHGEISEKFTTLVNPERKLEEENIKITGITDDMVRDAPKIGEVIPDFFKFCEGCDLVGHNVQFDFKFISYYGAQDDYMFEQKTYDTVTLAQSMLFLSNYKLNTVADYYGIKFNHHRAFDDALATAKIFIELIKAKKCLPNH encoded by the coding sequence ATGGACGAAAGAGAATTTTTAAGCGCGCTGCGTTCGCGCGAAAATTTTAAAAAGGCGGTCGTAAACAAGATCGTTCTGGACCGCCGCGCGCGGCGCGCGGATTTTATTTTGATCACCGATCAACCCTTCACGCCGCAGGACGAAGAATTTATACGGGATCTGGTGCAAAAGGCCGTGCCCCCGTCGCTGAAAGCGGGATTCGAGATCAGAAAACTCGTGTGCGACGAACAACTCGTGCGTCAGAGGATCTTGGAATATCTCAAAGCCACCCACCTTGCAGCGGCGGCGTTCATCAAGGGCGAGGATATTTCCGTGCGCACTGGCGAGCCCACCGTGTTCGTATTCGGCGTGGACGAAGCGGAAAAGACTTTTTTCGAGACCCGCAACATTCTGGAAAACGTGGCGGCAATGCTCGAAAAAAATTTCTGCGCGCAGTTTCGCGGCGAACTGGAACTGAAAGAAAAGCCCGTCGAGGATACCGAGATCGAAGAGGAGGACGAACCCGTCCGCTTTCTGGCGACGCGCACCTTCCCGATCGTCGATTTCGAGGCGATCGATTTTGCCGAAGTTCCTCAAACGGCTACCTATATGAAGGACTGTTCCATGGCGGCGGATAACCTTACGGTGTGCGGGGAGATCGTGTACATACAGGAAAAAATTTCGCAGAAAGGCAAGCCGTATTATTCCATCACCCTCACCGACACGACCGACAAACTGTTTTTATCTTATTTCCCCAAAAAGAAGACGGAAGAAAAGATCAAACAACTCAAACAGGGCGATTTTATCGTCTGCACGGGCGCGAACGAACTGTTCAACGGCCGCCTTCGCTTTACGGCGCGCTATATCAATTACGGCAGGATGCCCGATCATTTCGTGCCCGAAAAGCGGCCGAGCAAGCCCGCGCCCGCGCGGTATCAGCTGATCGTTCCCGAAAAGATCACCGACTACAACCAGATCAACCTGTTCGAGAACGCGTCTTTGCCCGCATGTCTTACGAGCCGCGATTTCGTGGTGTTCGACCTGGAAACGACGGGGCTCAACAATTCTCCCGTAAGCGGTCGCATGGACGCGATCACGGAGATCGGCGCGGTCAAGATCGTGCACGGCGAAATATCCGAAAAGTTCACAACCCTCGTCAATCCCGAGCGCAAACTGGAAGAGGAGAATATCAAGATCACGGGCATTACCGACGATATGGTCAGGGACGCGCCCAAGATCGGCGAAGTCATTCCCGACTTTTTCAAATTCTGCGAGGGATGCGATCTCGTGGGGCACAACGTACAATTCGATTTTAAGTTTATTTCCTATTACGGCGCGCAGGACGATTATATGTTCGAACAGAAAACTTACGACACGGTGACGCTGGCGCAGAGCATGCTGTTTCTGTCCAACTACAAACTCAACACCGTTGCGGATTATTACGGCATCAAGTTCAATCATCACCGCGCATTCGACGACGCGCTCGCCACCGCAAAAATATTTATAGAGTTGATTAAAGCGAAAAAATGCTTGCCAAATCATTGA
- a CDS encoding ribosome maturation factor RimP: MKMKTAEEIAAFLQPIAASCGAEIYEVVFKQGKNPSLTVFIDSDKEGGVDLDLCEAVHNAIDGPLDELDPTFGRPYTLNVSSPGLDRPFRNDKDFYKNIGKKVEIRLYAPIKGQKFFEAVLEEFDPVAGNIRVSCEKDSFKLNLNQIAKISQAIDFE; encoded by the coding sequence ATGAAAATGAAAACCGCCGAGGAGATCGCGGCGTTTTTGCAGCCGATCGCAGCAAGTTGCGGCGCGGAAATTTACGAGGTCGTGTTCAAACAGGGCAAAAATCCTTCGCTCACCGTCTTTATCGATTCCGATAAGGAGGGCGGCGTGGATCTCGATCTTTGTGAAGCCGTCCACAACGCCATCGACGGCCCGCTCGACGAGTTAGACCCCACGTTCGGCCGGCCCTATACGCTTAACGTGAGCAGTCCGGGATTGGACAGACCTTTCAGAAACGACAAGGATTTCTATAAAAACATCGGAAAAAAAGTGGAGATTCGCCTGTACGCGCCCATCAAAGGGCAAAAGTTTTTTGAGGCGGTGCTTGAAGAGTTCGATCCCGTGGCGGGGAATATCCGCGTCTCGTGCGAAAAGGATAGTTTCAAACTCAACTTAAATCAGATAGCGAAAATTTCTCAGGCTATCGATTTCGAATAA
- the nusA gene encoding transcription termination factor NusA: protein MVNKDFFLALADLEAEKGISESVFIEALQNALASAYKKQYESGASIVEVKLNPEKSTIKFYTVKTAVAEVEDKEKEISLAEAQLIKKSYKLGDEVYEEFVPKDFGRIAAQTAKQVILQKLHETERDNTLSEFSDKKDELMSCVVRKIDAKNVYVELGKGQIEGLMLPQDQVPGEKYEVNDRLKVYVKNIKNNGRNAQVLVSRAAAGLVKRLFEIEVPEIKSGAVVIKSISREAGQRTKMAIFSEDAQVDAVGACVGNKGARVNAVVEELGGEKVDIILWSENPLEFIAKALSPAKVVSVTQVDEKSAIAVVPDDKLSLAIGRDGQNARLAARLTGWKIDVKSESAAAKMDIFRENEEEEEEFDGDAEPETQESEENEQE, encoded by the coding sequence ATGGTTAACAAGGATTTCTTTTTGGCTTTGGCGGACCTGGAAGCGGAAAAGGGGATAAGCGAAAGCGTGTTTATCGAAGCGTTGCAGAACGCGCTCGCCTCCGCATATAAAAAACAATACGAGAGCGGCGCGAGCATCGTGGAAGTAAAACTCAATCCCGAAAAGAGCACCATCAAATTTTATACCGTCAAAACAGCCGTTGCCGAAGTGGAGGATAAGGAAAAAGAAATTTCTCTCGCCGAGGCGCAGTTGATCAAAAAGAGTTATAAACTGGGCGACGAAGTGTATGAAGAGTTCGTTCCGAAAGATTTCGGCAGGATCGCGGCGCAGACCGCGAAACAGGTCATTCTGCAAAAACTGCACGAAACCGAACGCGACAACACTTTGAGCGAGTTCTCCGACAAAAAAGACGAGTTGATGAGTTGCGTCGTGCGCAAGATCGACGCGAAGAACGTATATGTGGAACTGGGCAAAGGACAGATCGAGGGGCTGATGCTTCCGCAGGATCAGGTGCCCGGCGAAAAATACGAAGTCAACGACCGCCTGAAAGTATATGTGAAAAATATCAAAAACAACGGGCGCAACGCGCAGGTCCTCGTATCGCGCGCGGCGGCGGGTTTGGTCAAGCGCCTGTTCGAGATAGAAGTTCCCGAGATCAAATCGGGCGCGGTCGTCATCAAATCCATCTCGCGCGAAGCGGGACAGCGCACCAAAATGGCGATTTTCAGCGAGGACGCGCAGGTAGACGCGGTCGGCGCATGCGTGGGCAACAAGGGCGCGCGCGTGAACGCGGTCGTCGAGGAACTGGGCGGCGAAAAGGTGGACATCATCCTGTGGAGCGAAAATCCACTGGAATTCATCGCCAAGGCGCTTTCGCCCGCCAAAGTCGTTTCGGTCACGCAGGTGGACGAAAAATCCGCCATCGCCGTGGTGCCCGACGATAAACTTTCCCTCGCCATCGGGCGCGACGGGCAGAACGCCCGCCTCGCGGCGCGGCTCACGGGCTGGAAGATCGACGTAAAGAGCGAATCTGCCGCCGCGAAAATGGATATCTTCCGCGAGAACGAAGAAGAGGAAGAAGAGTTTGACGGGGACGCGGAACCCGAAACGCAAGAGAGCGAAGAGAACGAACAAGAGTAA